The DNA sequence GGCAATTGCGGGAATATCTGTATATTGAGGAGTAAATATAATCTGTACATCATATTTGGCAGATACTCTGTCTGCAACTTTTGCAAGTTCTAACAGTTCTTTACCGTACATATAAGCTTTTGGACCAATTTCAAAAAAAGGTGGTTTAATTTTAAAATTCTTTAACATATTATTACCTCCAGTTTTATATATGCCGACTTCGCCAGCATAAAACAATATGTATCAAAACAATACTAAATTAATGAAAATTATAACATAAAGGAAAAAATGTGTCTACTGTTTTGTTACGAAACACTAAATAATATGTTATTAATTATTTTCGATATAATTATTATACTATTACGTTAATATTATAATTTAGTTACATATTTATTGCTTTAATCTATAAAATCTTTTTGCTATTGATTTTTGTAAGCATTTGGATTAATATAAATTAAGGCATAACATTGTACGATGTACTGTTTTGAAAATGCATTTCATGCATACAAAGTTTAACGAAAAGAGGTGATTGATTTGGTAAAACTTGCACCATCTATGCTTTCAGCTGATTTTGCTTTCCTGGCAAGGGACGTGGAAATCGTAGAGAAAGCAGGAGCTGAATACCTACATATTGATGTTATGGATGGTATGTTTGTACCAAATATGTCTATTGGGCCGCAAATAGTAAAATGCTTGCGTCCTCATTCAAAAATGGTTTTTGATGTTCATTTAATGATAGTTGAACCGGAAAGATATGTTGAAAGCTTCATTAAAGCAGGAGCTGACATTATCACATTCCATTATGAAGCAACCAAAAAGGTTGAGGAAACCATTGAACTTATCAAGAGGTTAGGAGCTAAAGCAAGTATTTCAATTAAACCTAAAACACAACCCGAAGAAATAGAACATCTTATCAAAGATTTGGACATGGTGCTTATAATGTCTGTTGAACCAGGCTTTGGAGGTCAGTCTTTTATTCCAGAATCACTTGACAAAATAGACCGCACAAGAAAGCTTATCGACAAACATAACCCAGCTTGTGATTTGCAAGTAGATGGCGGAATTTACACCCATAATGTGGCAGATGTTGTTAAGGCGGGAGCAAATATAATAGTTGCCGGGAGTGCTATATTTAATGCCCCTGATATAGCAGGCGCAGTAAAAGCGTTCAGAGAGAAAGTTTCTAATTTATAATATATGGTTTGAAGATAAGTTTTTGATAAAGAATAATTTAGTATGGAGGATAAGAAAATGAAAGAACAATCTCTTAAAGCTGCTTTAGAATCTATAAAAATTGAGAGCAAAGCTATTGCTGACGTAGCGGAAAACATTGATATTGAAGCTTTTAAAAAAGCTGTGCAGGCTATTATTTCCAGCAATAAAACAATAACCTGTGCATGCGGCCATTCGGGAATAGCCGCCAAAAAATTTGCCCATGGATTATGCTGTGTTGAGATAAACGGATTTTTCCTTTCACCTGCAGAAGCAGTACATGGAGGTTTGGGAGGACTTAAAAAAGGTGATACTTTGGTCCTGGTGTCCAGAGGTGGCAAGACTGTTGAATTAATGCCGATTATGGATGTATGTAAGAAAAAAGGAGCCACTCTTATAGCTGTTACAGAGAATCTTGAATCACCTTTGGCAAAGAGTGCAGATATTGTTCTTCCTCTTAAGATTGAAAAGGAAAGCGATAAATTTAATACACAGGCAACTGCCAGCTTTGTAGCTACTATTGCTCTTTTTGACGCAATAATTGTTGCAATTATGGAAGAAACAGGTTATACTTCCGAGCAATTTGCTTTAATTCATCCAGGCGGAGCAGTAGGGGAACGTCTGAATAAACGGTAAATTTAAAGTTACTGAAACTCAAAACTCTTACAAATAAATACAGATGATAATTAAGCATTTATAAAATACCTCTTATTTTATACAATATAATTAATATACATAAGAGGTATTTTTATATAGATTTACAATGTTTATAATATCTTATTTGTTAATTAGAAAAGTGCTTATTAACCAGTGAAATATAATTTTCAGTTTGTATAGTTAAAAAATAAAATTATAAGGAGATTAGACTGTGCTTGATAAATCCCTCCCGTTTTTTAGAGTCATAATGGTAAGAAAGGCTGGAACTCCTGTCCCTGAACCATTACTTCCGGATGGTTATAAATTTGTTACTTTTATTGAAGGAGATGAAAGGCACTGGGCAGAAATTGAGACATCGGTTGGAGAATTTAATAATGTTTATGAGGCAGTTAATTATTACAGGGAAAACTATTTGCCCTATACAGAGGAAGTTAAACGAAGGACCATTTTTATACAGAATAAAGAAGGAGAAAAAATTGCCACATTGACCAATTGGTGGGGATATACCGGTGAAAGACGTGATCCCTGGATGCATTGGGTGGCAGTCAAACCAGAATATCAGGGGCTTGGCATGGGAAAAGCCATAGTTTTTGAGGGCGTGAGAAGAATGATACTTATTGAAGGTGACAGGGACTTTTATCTTCCTACCCAGACATGGAGTTACAAGGCCATTGGTGTATATCTAAAAGCTGGTTTCGAGTTTTGTAAGGAGAAATATGCAGGCGGTTTTGAAAATGAATATGAAAAAGCATTGCAAGTGATAAAGGATAAAATTAGGTAAAATAATATAATTAAAGTAATATTGGGCAAGATAAAGAAGTTAAAAGGCCACTCCTTTTGAGAGAGTGGCCAGAATGTTATTAACCCAGAATTGCTTTTAAGTCTTCTTCAGGTGTGCTTA is a window from the Clostridiaceae bacterium genome containing:
- a CDS encoding ribulose-phosphate 3-epimerase — encoded protein: MVKLAPSMLSADFAFLARDVEIVEKAGAEYLHIDVMDGMFVPNMSIGPQIVKCLRPHSKMVFDVHLMIVEPERYVESFIKAGADIITFHYEATKKVEETIELIKRLGAKASISIKPKTQPEEIEHLIKDLDMVLIMSVEPGFGGQSFIPESLDKIDRTRKLIDKHNPACDLQVDGGIYTHNVADVVKAGANIIVAGSAIFNAPDIAGAVKAFREKVSNL
- a CDS encoding SIS domain-containing protein, producing MKEQSLKAALESIKIESKAIADVAENIDIEAFKKAVQAIISSNKTITCACGHSGIAAKKFAHGLCCVEINGFFLSPAEAVHGGLGGLKKGDTLVLVSRGGKTVELMPIMDVCKKKGATLIAVTENLESPLAKSADIVLPLKIEKESDKFNTQATASFVATIALFDAIIVAIMEETGYTSEQFALIHPGGAVGERLNKR
- a CDS encoding GNAT family N-acetyltransferase, translated to MLDKSLPFFRVIMVRKAGTPVPEPLLPDGYKFVTFIEGDERHWAEIETSVGEFNNVYEAVNYYRENYLPYTEEVKRRTIFIQNKEGEKIATLTNWWGYTGERRDPWMHWVAVKPEYQGLGMGKAIVFEGVRRMILIEGDRDFYLPTQTWSYKAIGVYLKAGFEFCKEKYAGGFENEYEKALQVIKDKIR